In Achromobacter spanius, the following proteins share a genomic window:
- a CDS encoding VirB3 family type IV secretion system protein produces MDERDLVDELEVEIDKALIEKRRIIGLDRRAAGAFLLLVPLFAVISRSFWLALIGIPIYFGLRYVMSKDPDKIDVYQAYKTQHDHYAPRAIGTQKRNKRPFGFGRDFPCY; encoded by the coding sequence ATGGACGAACGCGACCTGGTCGACGAGCTCGAAGTCGAGATCGACAAAGCCCTCATCGAGAAGCGCCGCATCATCGGCCTCGACCGTCGAGCTGCTGGCGCGTTCCTATTGCTCGTGCCGCTCTTTGCAGTCATAAGCCGTAGCTTCTGGCTGGCACTCATAGGCATACCTATTTATTTCGGTCTGCGGTACGTGATGAGCAAGGATCCCGACAAGATCGATGTGTACCAGGCGTACAAGACTCAGCACGACCACTACGCACCTCGCGCTATTGGGACCCAAAAGCGGAACAAGCGCCCCTTCGGCTTCGGCAGAGATTTCCCATGCTATTGA
- a CDS encoding CpaF family protein, translated as MDISTSYAEDILRQHLSAIEPYLASEDINEVMVNAADDIWVEERGVMRRVDATLSEEQVDRAITLIASKNGKPNAPLLDARLPGLRIAAARKPTALRGSMLCVRRFAARRISLDSYVENGAFDVVAVDPSEAASEQRELDSLKAAMRRGGSTIRDFFQWVVDRRHNIVLSGSTSAGKTTLLNALLDLVPSSDRVITVEDTAELRLNVPNHVALEANQALGISVRDLVRLSLRCRPDRIVLGEVRGAEAFDLLDALNTGHPGSQVSLHADSSAMALPRLESMLRMAPETQNWPLHDLRRQIASTFRFVVHAQRVGPSRGPREIREILGVDANGSYQTRLLFSKIQLQDQHYE; from the coding sequence ATGGATATTTCCACCTCCTATGCCGAAGACATCCTCCGCCAGCATTTGAGCGCGATTGAACCCTACCTCGCTTCCGAAGATATCAATGAAGTGATGGTCAACGCTGCTGACGACATATGGGTGGAGGAGCGGGGCGTCATGCGCCGGGTCGACGCCACGTTGAGCGAAGAACAGGTCGATCGAGCGATCACGTTGATTGCCAGCAAGAACGGAAAACCCAACGCCCCGCTGCTCGATGCGCGCCTGCCAGGTCTCCGAATCGCGGCGGCGCGTAAACCCACAGCACTTCGCGGATCCATGCTCTGCGTCCGCCGCTTTGCTGCCCGGCGGATTTCGCTGGACAGCTACGTCGAAAACGGCGCTTTCGACGTCGTCGCGGTGGATCCTTCGGAAGCCGCCAGCGAGCAGCGTGAGCTCGATTCGCTAAAAGCCGCAATGCGACGTGGTGGCTCAACAATCCGGGACTTCTTTCAGTGGGTTGTGGACCGGCGTCACAACATTGTTCTAAGCGGGTCCACGTCAGCAGGCAAGACGACACTACTCAACGCATTGCTGGACCTCGTTCCTAGCTCGGATCGGGTCATTACGGTCGAGGATACGGCCGAACTACGCTTGAACGTTCCCAACCATGTCGCGCTTGAGGCAAACCAAGCGCTGGGAATCAGCGTCCGCGACCTCGTGAGGCTCAGCCTTCGTTGTCGGCCTGACCGCATTGTTCTCGGCGAAGTACGCGGTGCCGAAGCCTTCGACCTATTGGATGCATTGAATACCGGGCATCCGGGAAGCCAGGTATCTCTACATGCTGACTCCAGCGCGATGGCACTGCCGCGGCTGGAATCAATGTTGCGGATGGCCCCAGAGACCCAGAACTGGCCCTTGCACGACCTCCGCCGCCAGATCGCATCCACATTCAGATTCGTCGTCCACGCCCAGCGCGTCGGGCCATCCAGGGGCCCGCGCGAGATCAGAGAGATCTTGGGAGTGGACGCGAACGGCTCGTACCAAACCCGACTGTTGTTTTCGAAAATCCAACTCCAGGACCAACACTATGAATAG
- a CDS encoding lytic transglycosylase domain-containing protein — protein MWAFLPSPAHADCIAAAAAYHRIDVQLLQAIVMQESSGKADAVNCANANASCDYGLTQINSMHLERLQRFGVSKQDLFNPCVSAYVGAWILAENFERLGVTWDAVGAYNAASPNKRVAYANKIQAKLSAIRAGTLIPVHVPFVPRGERGLQVGRMPATQQAAAAGPTLAATSAQHQPQSQAQDSEGRR, from the coding sequence ATGTGGGCCTTCCTTCCCTCGCCGGCGCACGCTGATTGCATCGCAGCAGCAGCCGCCTATCACCGAATAGACGTCCAGCTCTTGCAAGCCATTGTTATGCAGGAATCTTCGGGCAAAGCAGACGCTGTCAATTGCGCCAATGCAAACGCTTCATGCGACTACGGCCTGACTCAGATAAACAGCATGCACCTCGAACGGTTGCAGCGGTTTGGCGTGTCCAAACAGGACCTCTTCAACCCCTGCGTATCCGCGTACGTAGGCGCGTGGATCCTTGCCGAGAATTTTGAACGTCTAGGCGTCACCTGGGATGCCGTAGGCGCCTACAACGCCGCAAGCCCCAACAAGCGTGTGGCGTATGCGAACAAGATCCAGGCAAAGCTCAGTGCGATTCGCGCGGGAACCTTGATCCCTGTCCACGTTCCTTTTGTGCCCCGAGGCGAACGGGGCCTGCAAGTAGGCCGGATGCCAGCAACACAGCAGGCTGCCGCGGCTGGCCCGACGCTCGCCGCCACGTCGGCCCAACATCAGCCGCAGTCCCAGGCACAAGATTCCGAGGGGCGCCGTTGA
- the mobH gene encoding MobH family relaxase has product MLAIESDVVLLACAGAAAGALYWLRRPMPGTSSQSQVGPGPVQQSAPSARHLEVLPAQRLFDITGTSPLVELIRQRMGFTPENFERDVRPLLAAFAEFVQLLPASESHHHAQPGGLLVHLLEVAAHALHFRDAYKLPLGVAPEEQTRLAARYTYAVLVAGLLHDIGKPVTDVVVQLQGASGESKPWVPLGGTMQEQGADWYTVDFPAQREYRKHERLGLPLLRTLVPGKALAWIGEHSPLMDELFDYLGGEQRKGVIAELVGRADRESVASNLATGPRTRFASARAVPLIERLMGGLRRVLAEGSVSINRAGAVGFCDGESLWCVSGSIAKLVRDHLAQTEQRRPGAAGIPDDNSRLFDTWQEYGAAISNEAGAAIWTVKIAIGTWSQRLTVLRFPLSILFQDPAQYPAALPPGAVSVVDVKAPRGAAGGHADDHCPPASPVAPSAPAEQMPPAHEEPIIEATDVGAGDDKPVAGTSPGVEDLPEMDDLDPDVVGVVQDSNSLSASIELEADDQYLDDIDSAIPELVQSPEVEAPELMSAPVAPRVRAAPAPAALPAMPARKANVERFMAWIQSGVSSGSIAYNEANAAVHFCEEGVLLVSPKIFKDYADNFEARIDMPTSTDGAPSKEPWRVLQQQFQKSEYPQKSGSGSFLHRYNVSGPGGKQLTGILIPGPERFFQPVPAANQLLKPASAGASA; this is encoded by the coding sequence ATGCTGGCAATCGAGTCTGACGTTGTATTGCTCGCCTGTGCGGGCGCAGCCGCCGGCGCGCTGTATTGGTTGCGGAGGCCGATGCCGGGCACGTCAAGTCAATCGCAGGTGGGGCCTGGCCCAGTCCAACAATCGGCTCCGAGCGCGCGGCACCTGGAAGTGTTGCCGGCACAACGCCTCTTTGACATCACAGGGACCTCGCCTCTCGTAGAGTTGATTCGCCAGCGCATGGGATTCACTCCCGAGAATTTCGAGCGTGACGTGCGTCCGCTGCTAGCGGCATTTGCGGAATTCGTTCAGCTACTTCCAGCGTCTGAGTCGCATCATCACGCGCAACCAGGTGGGCTCCTGGTGCATCTGCTTGAGGTCGCTGCGCACGCGCTGCACTTCCGGGATGCCTACAAACTCCCACTGGGTGTGGCGCCGGAAGAGCAAACGCGGCTGGCTGCGCGGTACACGTATGCCGTGCTCGTCGCGGGCCTGCTGCACGACATTGGGAAGCCTGTTACCGACGTGGTGGTGCAGCTCCAAGGCGCATCTGGAGAATCAAAACCTTGGGTGCCTTTGGGCGGAACAATGCAAGAGCAAGGGGCTGACTGGTACACCGTCGATTTCCCGGCTCAAAGAGAGTACCGGAAGCACGAACGGTTGGGGTTGCCCTTGTTGCGCACCCTTGTTCCAGGTAAAGCGCTTGCTTGGATTGGCGAACATAGTCCCCTTATGGACGAGCTCTTCGACTACTTGGGCGGAGAACAGAGAAAGGGAGTGATCGCCGAGCTCGTGGGTCGGGCCGACAGGGAATCGGTAGCGAGCAACTTAGCCACTGGTCCGAGAACGCGCTTTGCATCGGCGCGCGCCGTTCCTCTCATCGAACGGTTGATGGGCGGGCTGCGCCGCGTTCTGGCAGAAGGGTCTGTTTCGATCAATCGGGCTGGGGCAGTCGGATTTTGTGATGGTGAGTCGCTATGGTGCGTTTCCGGGTCAATTGCCAAGCTTGTCAGAGACCATCTGGCGCAGACTGAGCAGCGTAGGCCTGGCGCAGCGGGCATTCCCGACGATAACTCGCGGCTATTCGACACCTGGCAGGAATATGGCGCAGCGATATCAAATGAAGCTGGTGCAGCCATCTGGACCGTAAAAATCGCGATTGGGACGTGGTCCCAACGCCTTACCGTCCTTCGATTTCCCTTGTCGATACTGTTCCAGGATCCAGCCCAATATCCGGCGGCCCTGCCGCCTGGTGCAGTCTCTGTAGTTGATGTAAAAGCCCCGCGCGGCGCGGCAGGCGGACACGCCGACGACCACTGTCCGCCCGCCTCGCCTGTGGCGCCATCGGCGCCGGCAGAGCAGATGCCGCCTGCGCACGAAGAGCCGATCATAGAAGCTACCGATGTTGGTGCAGGCGATGACAAGCCTGTTGCTGGCACGAGCCCCGGCGTTGAAGACCTTCCCGAGATGGATGATCTCGATCCAGATGTTGTTGGCGTGGTGCAGGACAGCAATTCGTTATCTGCCTCGATCGAATTAGAAGCGGATGATCAGTATCTCGACGATATCGATAGCGCGATTCCGGAGCTGGTCCAATCCCCAGAGGTTGAAGCGCCCGAATTGATGAGTGCGCCAGTTGCCCCACGTGTGAGGGCTGCGCCAGCTCCGGCGGCGCTGCCTGCCATGCCGGCTCGCAAGGCGAACGTAGAGCGCTTCATGGCCTGGATTCAATCCGGTGTCAGTTCTGGATCAATTGCATACAACGAGGCCAACGCCGCAGTGCATTTCTGTGAAGAAGGCGTGCTTCTGGTGTCGCCAAAGATCTTCAAGGACTACGCGGACAACTTCGAGGCGCGGATCGACATGCCCACGTCTACAGATGGCGCGCCATCCAAGGAGCCGTGGCGGGTTCTGCAACAGCAGTTTCAAAAGTCGGAGTACCCGCAGAAGAGCGGAAGCGGCTCTTTTCTCCACCGATACAACGTCAGTGGTCCAGGCGGCAAACAGTTGACGGGGATCTTGATCCCCGGACCGGAACGCTTCTTTCAGCCCGTCCCTGCGGCCAACCAGTTATTGAAGCCGGCGTCCGCCGGTGCGAGCGCCTGA
- the traD gene encoding type IV conjugative transfer system coupling protein TraD → MSHPYENLFRRPYEVVSSMAALASVGALWTYQGLFLVTPATGGVLSVGLLSLAAIRARQARRLIRFQRNLRSLPTYSLAADEIPCSSTELFLGKGFYWTQEHTQRLYTARLPQYKHLTARNELYQWARRMERQHPGWIANQLKRDAWWNSVKPLPPVGGDPVIHGVEPDERDIWSSLGERVGHTLVLGTTRVGKTRLCELLVTQDIRRGDVVIVFDPKGDVELLLRMYAEACRAGREKDFHFFHLGYPDASSRYSPIATFSRITEVATRLAGQLPSEGQAAAFREFVWRYINVMARAMVALGMKPSYEVIYQNAVNIDDLCLKYFEYWLDRDHMGWRDEMSEPDKQLQAQAQKTGRAMYPLQILKLIRDKGWHDQIADGLASVLTNDRSYFEKLVSSLYPLLEKLTTGPVSKLLSPDYSDPSDPRTVFDWQKIIDTGGIVYVGLDALSDFEVAGAVGNSMFADLTSTAGRLYKFGSGYGQAIPGKKRNVCIHADEFNELVGDEFIPMVNKAGGAGYQVTAYTQTGSDVESRIGSKAKADQIFGNFNTLVMLRVKNLPTAEILTDQLPKVQIYTRQLDSATGDGTDDGVTDFTSRTQDKYSPREVPLVDPSDLVQLPKGQAFALIEGGQLVKLRLPLASKDSDHLMPAGLADVVKSMRSTYKAYSDAVDAGLSVDMHDFDSTVSASERAGEVSSNVTVEGSGRGF, encoded by the coding sequence ATGTCCCACCCTTACGAGAACCTCTTTCGGCGCCCATATGAAGTAGTTTCGTCGATGGCCGCACTTGCATCGGTCGGTGCGCTTTGGACCTATCAAGGGTTGTTTTTGGTTACCCCTGCGACAGGGGGAGTTTTAAGTGTAGGACTGCTCTCGCTGGCCGCCATTCGAGCTCGGCAAGCGAGACGCCTCATCCGATTCCAACGCAACCTCCGGAGTCTACCCACCTATTCGCTTGCCGCTGACGAGATCCCGTGCTCGTCAACAGAGTTGTTCCTTGGTAAAGGCTTCTATTGGACGCAAGAACACACGCAGCGTCTGTACACCGCCCGCCTTCCACAATACAAGCACTTGACGGCCCGCAATGAGCTGTATCAGTGGGCCCGTCGGATGGAGCGACAGCACCCTGGTTGGATCGCAAATCAGCTCAAGAGGGACGCGTGGTGGAACTCGGTCAAGCCGCTGCCGCCAGTGGGCGGAGACCCCGTTATTCATGGCGTCGAGCCCGACGAGCGCGATATATGGTCCAGCCTGGGGGAGCGTGTCGGGCATACGCTTGTACTGGGAACTACGCGCGTCGGCAAGACTCGCCTTTGCGAATTGCTGGTGACGCAGGACATTCGCCGCGGCGACGTTGTAATTGTTTTTGATCCCAAGGGAGACGTTGAGCTGCTGCTCCGAATGTATGCGGAAGCATGCCGCGCGGGCCGCGAGAAGGACTTCCACTTTTTCCACCTCGGATATCCGGATGCCTCGTCCAGATATTCACCAATTGCGACTTTCTCGCGTATTACGGAAGTCGCAACGCGGCTCGCCGGTCAGCTACCGTCCGAGGGGCAAGCCGCTGCGTTCAGAGAGTTCGTTTGGCGCTACATCAACGTGATGGCGCGCGCGATGGTGGCGCTGGGGATGAAGCCCAGTTATGAGGTCATCTATCAAAACGCGGTAAACATCGACGACCTGTGCTTGAAGTATTTCGAATACTGGCTCGACCGCGATCACATGGGCTGGCGTGACGAGATGTCGGAGCCGGACAAGCAACTCCAGGCACAAGCGCAAAAGACAGGTCGAGCGATGTATCCGCTCCAGATCCTCAAGCTAATCCGGGACAAGGGCTGGCATGACCAGATCGCGGACGGTCTCGCGAGCGTTCTCACAAACGACCGATCGTATTTTGAGAAGCTGGTCTCGTCTCTCTATCCACTGCTGGAAAAGCTAACCACTGGACCAGTATCCAAGCTCCTGTCTCCAGATTATTCGGATCCCTCAGATCCGCGCACTGTATTCGACTGGCAGAAGATCATCGACACAGGCGGAATCGTCTATGTGGGACTGGACGCGCTCAGCGATTTCGAAGTCGCCGGCGCAGTCGGAAATTCAATGTTTGCCGACCTTACCTCTACTGCCGGGCGTCTATACAAATTCGGCTCCGGTTATGGACAGGCAATTCCCGGTAAAAAGCGAAACGTGTGTATCCATGCGGACGAGTTCAATGAGCTTGTCGGGGACGAGTTCATTCCGATGGTAAACAAGGCCGGCGGCGCGGGCTATCAGGTCACGGCGTACACCCAGACAGGCTCGGATGTGGAATCCAGGATCGGGTCGAAAGCGAAGGCGGATCAGATCTTCGGCAATTTCAACACGCTCGTGATGCTCCGAGTGAAGAACCTGCCAACAGCTGAAATTCTCACAGACCAACTCCCGAAGGTACAGATCTACACGCGCCAGTTGGACTCTGCGACTGGGGATGGAACAGATGATGGAGTAACCGATTTCACATCCCGAACGCAGGACAAGTATTCGCCGCGGGAGGTGCCGTTAGTAGACCCGTCAGACCTGGTGCAGTTGCCAAAGGGGCAGGCCTTCGCCCTTATAGAGGGCGGTCAGCTCGTAAAGCTGCGGCTTCCTTTGGCAAGTAAGGATTCTGATCACCTCATGCCTGCCGGCTTAGCCGACGTCGTTAAGAGCATGCGTTCGACCTATAAGGCGTATTCGGACGCAGTTGATGCCGGCCTATCCGTCGACATGCACGACTTCGACAGCACGGTTTCAGCCTCTGAGCGTGCGGGCGAGGTCTCGTCCAATGTGACCGTGGAGGGTAGCGGCCGTGGCTTCTAA
- a CDS encoding DUF4400 domain-containing protein codes for MASKDRASGEDAVRAFFWPIHAVLHLSVWLIVVMFLSIVVSLTVAVALQTDKAPSRYMSDLVDYYLEQAPNKKAANDAAGISRALVFGWPGVAAALSDEAKPGPSLLGGAMQRSTQGQGRELILVTMHAVELLGVRLLLLFSALPTLGLLLTIALTDGLVARYVRRECGGHESATRHTRAKRLLNRGIVPMVAVVWLIVPARMSLALFFLPVAVGGAVLVWVMAKYFKKYL; via the coding sequence GTGGCTTCTAAGGACAGAGCTTCCGGCGAGGATGCGGTGCGTGCCTTCTTTTGGCCTATTCACGCCGTTCTGCATCTATCAGTTTGGCTAATCGTGGTGATGTTCCTGTCCATCGTGGTGTCTCTCACGGTCGCGGTGGCCTTGCAGACCGACAAAGCCCCATCCAGGTACATGAGCGACCTGGTCGACTACTACCTGGAGCAAGCTCCAAATAAGAAGGCCGCCAATGACGCTGCCGGAATTTCTCGGGCATTGGTATTCGGTTGGCCTGGTGTGGCCGCTGCCCTGTCCGACGAGGCGAAGCCGGGTCCGAGCCTCCTTGGCGGGGCGATGCAAAGGTCCACACAGGGGCAGGGCCGCGAGCTGATACTGGTGACCATGCACGCCGTTGAACTGCTGGGTGTCCGACTGCTATTGCTGTTTAGCGCGTTGCCGACGCTCGGGTTGTTATTGACGATTGCGCTAACGGACGGCCTGGTCGCGCGGTACGTCCGGCGAGAGTGCGGGGGGCATGAATCCGCAACCCGACACACGCGCGCCAAACGTCTGTTGAATCGGGGCATCGTGCCAATGGTAGCCGTGGTATGGCTCATCGTGCCAGCCCGGATGTCTCTGGCGCTGTTCTTCTTACCCGTTGCAGTGGGTGGCGCGGTCCTCGTGTGGGTCATGGCCAAGTACTTCAAGAAATACTTATAA
- a CDS encoding site-specific integrase codes for MDPTLASAHHVPGQLAPARPPIDGVKDSAQNIHDEGVVDENPTYDAVMQVYQASGKDTERFRYSQLQLDRFFKGRTVRSLRRATVNRYITLRKTAGVSPATINRELDDMSAAINWYNFLHELNLPNALVGMALPVPEGRTRWITRAEAQRLISVAQAMAVRPHLPSFIQLALHTGCRRNELLRLRLQRVRTEEGLITLESEDTKTKKHRIIPLNAPALEALDTMAAWRAEHCPTSPWVFPSPRDHTKPLGTVQKGFRTVCTKANIEDFRIHDLRHTCASWLVMAGVPLLVVRDLLGHSSIEMTERYAHLAPNQVHDAMRRLEDAWLQQPMRTVNA; via the coding sequence ATGGACCCTACTCTCGCATCAGCCCACCACGTTCCCGGCCAACTGGCCCCAGCGCGTCCGCCGATCGATGGCGTGAAGGACTCCGCGCAGAACATCCACGACGAAGGCGTGGTCGACGAGAATCCGACCTACGATGCTGTGATGCAGGTGTACCAGGCGTCCGGCAAAGATACGGAGCGATTTCGGTACAGCCAATTGCAGCTCGACCGCTTCTTCAAGGGGCGTACGGTACGCAGTTTGAGACGTGCCACCGTCAATCGGTACATCACCCTTCGGAAAACTGCTGGCGTCAGCCCTGCTACGATCAACCGCGAGTTGGACGACATGAGCGCGGCGATCAATTGGTACAACTTCCTGCACGAGCTCAACTTGCCAAATGCCCTTGTCGGCATGGCATTGCCGGTGCCCGAAGGCAGAACACGATGGATCACACGGGCCGAAGCGCAGCGCCTGATCTCTGTAGCTCAAGCGATGGCGGTGCGGCCGCACCTTCCCTCGTTTATCCAATTGGCTTTGCACACCGGCTGCCGCCGGAATGAACTGCTCAGGCTGCGTCTGCAGCGCGTGCGCACCGAAGAGGGTCTTATAACGCTCGAGAGCGAAGACACAAAAACAAAAAAGCACCGCATCATCCCGCTTAACGCACCGGCGCTTGAGGCGCTCGACACCATGGCCGCATGGCGCGCGGAACACTGCCCCACATCGCCCTGGGTCTTTCCCTCTCCCCGAGACCACACCAAGCCTTTGGGCACCGTTCAGAAGGGCTTTCGCACCGTCTGCACCAAGGCAAACATCGAAGACTTCCGGATCCACGATCTTCGCCACACATGCGCGTCGTGGCTGGTCATGGCCGGCGTACCATTGCTGGTCGTGCGCGACCTTCTCGGTCACTCGTCTATCGAAATGACGGAGCGATACGCGCATCTGGCTCCGAACCAGGTCCATGACGCCATGCGACGACTGGAAGACGCGTGGCTTCAACAGCCGATGCGTACTGTCAATGCGTGA